A DNA window from Ornithobacterium rhinotracheale DSM 15997 contains the following coding sequences:
- a CDS encoding DUF5977 domain-containing protein — protein sequence MKRVLVFLILFFSGIAINAQVVLQALEAPKTYTSSQRQSFSKNFTRNNCASGYTGTAVIYQREATATATSTVSQADADQKAKAKALEEAKKLVNEGGQAYANTNGKCNANTYTSTQTRSYSRSFTRNNCGSNYYGTSVTYRREATETATSTISQYDADQKAGNAAYAEAQRLVNDYGQAYANSNGSCNYYNPNPPSSGGGGGGGRIYTSTKSHTARKSYKRNNCGVGKYGGDYLVTYTATKTATSRISQDDADLKAIEAAEIAALDFVWGKEAQAEANLFGACIENPWIETVVYKCSDFIKPSWEDKTYTFTGEVYWYLSQSEVDNRCTGIRRDWGFLCRDKEGHTFRVESCTHRRKY from the coding sequence ATGAAGCGAGTTTTAGTATTTTTAATTTTATTTTTTAGTGGCATAGCTATAAACGCACAGGTGGTATTGCAGGCGTTAGAAGCTCCAAAAACCTATACATCCTCTCAAAGGCAATCTTTTAGCAAGAACTTTACCAGAAACAACTGTGCTAGTGGCTACACAGGTACCGCTGTAATTTACCAAAGAGAAGCTACCGCAACGGCTACAAGTACAGTGAGCCAAGCAGATGCTGACCAAAAAGCGAAAGCTAAGGCACTGGAGGAAGCAAAAAAATTAGTAAATGAAGGAGGACAGGCGTATGCCAATACGAATGGAAAATGTAACGCTAATACCTACACCTCTACGCAGACGAGAAGCTATAGCCGTAGTTTTACCAGAAACAATTGTGGTAGCAATTATTATGGGACAAGTGTAACTTATCGTAGGGAGGCAACAGAAACCGCTACTAGTACCATAAGCCAGTATGACGCCGACCAAAAAGCAGGAAACGCAGCTTATGCCGAGGCTCAAAGACTTGTAAATGATTACGGACAAGCCTATGCCAATAGCAACGGTTCTTGTAATTACTACAACCCAAATCCACCAAGTAGTGGCGGAGGCGGTGGAGGTGGTCGTATCTATACTTCTACAAAAAGTCATACCGCACGCAAGAGTTATAAAAGAAATAATTGTGGGGTAGGGAAATATGGAGGAGATTATTTAGTTACATATACAGCTACAAAAACAGCTACTAGCAGGATTAGTCAGGATGACGCCGATTTAAAGGCAATAGAAGCGGCAGAAATAGCTGCGCTTGATTTTGTTTGGGGAAAAGAAGCACAAGCTGAAGCAAATCTCTTTGGTGCATGTATAGAAAATCCTTGGATAGAAACTGTCGTTTATAAATGTTCAGATTTTATTAAACCATCATGGGAAGATAAAACATATACATTTACTGGAGAAGTGTATTGGTATTTAAGTCAAAGTGAGGTTGATAATAGATGTACTGGTATACGAAGAGACTGGGGATTTCTATGTAGAGATAAAGAAGGTCATACCTTTAGGGTTGAAAGTTGTACACATAGAAGGAAATATTAA
- the aspA gene encoding aspartate ammonia-lyase — MQEFRIESDLLGDKQVPKDAYYGVQTQRAVDNFFITGKKMGDYSEFVKAIAYVKLAAAQTNYELGLLDEKLLKAITQACEEIIDGQFHDQFPVDMIQGGAGTSVNMNANEVIANRALEIMGYEKGDYQHCYPNDHLNLSQSTNDVYPTTVKLAVINMNKILVTHIQELVQAFRNKGKEFEDVIKMGRTQLQDAVPMTLGQEFEAFAANLEEEIARLDNNASLFLEINMGGTAIGTGLNAPPRYAKLCAANLAKLTGDPFVSAPNLVEATPDTGSYVIYSSALKRLAVKLSKICNDLRLLSSGPRAGLNEINLPKMQPGSSIMPGKVNPVIPEVVNQVCFKVFGNDLTVTFAAEAGQLQLNVMEPVLCESIIESIEFLQRAITTLRTKCVEGITANREVCKNMVMNSIGIVTALNPYIGYKNSTKIAKEALETGKSVYDLVLEHGLLSKEKLDAILDPEKMLASHDFVK, encoded by the coding sequence ATGCAAGAATTTAGAATAGAATCTGATTTGCTAGGAGACAAGCAGGTTCCCAAAGATGCTTATTATGGTGTGCAAACCCAGCGTGCGGTTGATAATTTCTTTATCACTGGTAAGAAAATGGGGGATTATTCCGAATTTGTGAAGGCGATTGCTTATGTTAAGTTAGCCGCAGCACAAACCAATTACGAGCTTGGGCTTCTAGATGAGAAATTATTAAAAGCCATTACACAAGCCTGCGAGGAGATCATCGATGGGCAATTTCATGACCAGTTCCCTGTAGATATGATTCAAGGGGGAGCGGGAACTTCTGTGAATATGAATGCTAATGAGGTGATAGCCAACCGTGCGCTCGAAATCATGGGCTACGAAAAAGGGGATTATCAGCACTGTTATCCAAACGATCATTTGAACCTTTCGCAATCTACCAACGATGTGTACCCTACCACGGTGAAATTGGCGGTGATTAATATGAATAAAATTCTGGTAACCCATATCCAAGAGCTGGTACAAGCTTTTAGAAACAAAGGAAAAGAATTCGAAGATGTCATTAAAATGGGGCGTACGCAATTGCAAGATGCCGTGCCTATGACTTTGGGGCAAGAGTTCGAAGCCTTTGCTGCCAACTTGGAGGAAGAAATTGCGAGATTGGATAATAACGCTAGTTTATTTTTAGAAATCAATATGGGAGGAACAGCCATCGGTACAGGATTGAACGCTCCGCCGAGATATGCTAAGCTATGTGCGGCTAATTTGGCTAAACTCACAGGGGATCCGTTTGTTTCTGCGCCCAACTTGGTAGAGGCAACACCAGACACAGGTTCTTATGTAATCTATTCTTCAGCCTTGAAGAGATTAGCCGTAAAACTCTCAAAAATCTGTAACGATTTGCGTTTGTTATCCTCTGGGCCTAGAGCGGGATTGAACGAAATCAATTTGCCTAAAATGCAGCCAGGTTCTTCCATCATGCCAGGGAAAGTAAATCCTGTGATTCCAGAGGTCGTAAACCAAGTATGTTTTAAAGTATTTGGAAATGATTTAACGGTAACTTTCGCTGCCGAGGCAGGGCAATTGCAATTGAATGTAATGGAGCCTGTATTGTGCGAATCTATCATCGAATCCATTGAATTTTTGCAAAGAGCAATTACCACCTTGCGCACCAAATGTGTGGAAGGCATCACAGCCAATCGCGAAGTTTGTAAAAACATGGTGATGAACAGCATCGGAATCGTAACCGCATTGAACCCTTATATTGGGTATAAAAACAGCACCAAAATCGCTAAAGAAGCTCTAGAAACAGGCAAGTCTGTATATGATTTAGTGCTTGAGCACGGTTTGTTGTCCAAAGAGAAATTAGATGCCATTTTAGACCCAGAAAAAATGCTTGCCTCTCACGATTTTGTGAAGTAA
- a CDS encoding ExbD/TolR family protein — translation MSKFKDNSNKEIPQPSTAALPDIIFMLLFFFMIATSIRQSNYDEYIKIEMPKATALNKILKKDMVAYLYLGQPKNKSKYPQEFLLLLNDKPAQLTDIRGWVGDESSKKNGQDLLDYGLMTQLTIDKNAKVGFVQAIKEQLSYSQAFNVSYAGVKGDPTVN, via the coding sequence ATGAGTAAATTCAAGGATAATAGTAATAAAGAAATCCCTCAGCCATCGACAGCGGCCTTGCCAGATATTATCTTTATGTTGCTTTTCTTCTTTATGATTGCTACCTCCATTAGACAATCTAATTATGACGAGTACATCAAGATAGAGATGCCTAAGGCTACTGCTCTAAACAAGATTTTGAAGAAAGATATGGTTGCTTATCTTTATTTAGGACAGCCTAAAAACAAAAGCAAGTATCCGCAAGAGTTCCTTTTGCTATTGAATGATAAACCAGCTCAGCTTACAGATATTAGAGGATGGGTAGGTGATGAGTCTAGCAAAAAGAACGGGCAAGATCTTTTGGATTATGGATTGATGACACAACTTACTATTGATAAAAATGCAAAAGTAGGTTTTGTGCAAGCAATAAAAGAACAGCTCTCTTATTCTCAGGCATTTAATGTGAGTTATGCTGGGGTGAAAGGAGACCCTACTGTGAATTAA
- a CDS encoding OmpP1/FadL family transporter, with protein sequence MIKKVFLSFVLMASTGILWAGGYRVSLQGVRQAAMGAQGVALSHDASVAFFNPAALAFVDDKLSIAVGGFGIGITAKYQNRETLYKAETDNPLGTPLYLAASYKPTEKLALGVSVTTPFGSTVDWGDKWAGRYIIDRIALKSFFIQPTAAYKVTDWLSVGAGAIIARGNVNIKRAISLGNQDAGLEIDKKGAHGTGFNVGVYARPNDKLNIGIAYRSEVKMKADKGDAVFKNLPSIVKGKMPFSAKYFDAQLPLPAELLIGANYKVTPKLLVGAEIGAVKWNAYETLNIKLYNNEEEYNNTSNKNYKNTLNYSIGAEYLINPKAALRLGYKFDKSPSPADSFNPETPTINYHAFTTGFGYEFERFRVDAMAEYLLGNERSFHNTQYNFGGDINTGGYVFGLGLSYRLDK encoded by the coding sequence ATGATTAAAAAAGTATTTTTATCGTTTGTGCTCATGGCAAGCACAGGCATTTTATGGGCAGGCGGATACCGAGTTTCGCTGCAAGGTGTAAGACAAGCCGCCATGGGGGCACAAGGTGTAGCACTTTCTCACGATGCGAGTGTGGCATTTTTCAACCCCGCAGCATTGGCTTTTGTAGATGATAAATTAAGTATTGCTGTGGGAGGTTTCGGAATTGGGATTACCGCAAAATACCAAAATCGCGAAACGCTCTATAAAGCCGAAACCGACAATCCGCTGGGGACACCACTTTATCTTGCTGCAAGCTATAAGCCTACGGAAAAACTAGCCTTAGGCGTGAGCGTAACCACTCCGTTTGGGAGCACCGTAGACTGGGGAGACAAATGGGCTGGACGCTACATCATTGATAGAATTGCCCTCAAATCGTTTTTTATTCAGCCCACGGCAGCGTATAAAGTAACCGATTGGCTCTCTGTGGGGGCTGGTGCCATCATCGCTCGAGGCAATGTAAACATTAAGCGTGCAATATCTCTAGGCAACCAAGATGCGGGGCTAGAAATCGACAAAAAAGGAGCTCACGGAACAGGGTTTAATGTAGGGGTTTATGCTAGACCAAATGATAAATTAAATATAGGAATTGCTTACCGATCAGAAGTGAAGATGAAAGCGGACAAAGGTGATGCTGTTTTCAAAAATTTACCAAGTATCGTAAAGGGCAAAATGCCTTTTTCGGCTAAATATTTTGATGCTCAATTACCTCTACCAGCAGAACTTTTAATTGGGGCGAACTATAAAGTAACACCAAAATTGCTCGTAGGGGCAGAAATTGGGGCTGTAAAATGGAACGCCTACGAAACATTAAATATTAAACTTTATAACAACGAAGAGGAATACAACAATACTTCTAACAAAAATTACAAAAACACATTAAATTATAGTATCGGGGCTGAATATTTAATCAATCCAAAAGCTGCCTTACGCTTAGGGTATAAATTCGACAAATCGCCTTCGCCAGCTGATTCGTTTAACCCAGAGACCCCAACCATTAATTATCACGCATTTACAACTGGATTTGGATATGAATTCGAGAGATTTCGTGTAGATGCCATGGCGGAATATTTACTAGGAAACGAAAGAAGCTTCCACAATACACAATATAACTTTGGGGGCGACATCAACACTGGTGGCTATGTGTTTGGTCTAGGTTTATCATACAGACTTGATAAATAA
- the deoC gene encoding deoxyribose-phosphate aldolase, which produces MKALKHYMDSTYLKTPEQSGLSEEQTKQKVIELCEEAIKEGFYAVMIRPEYVSFAKKFLAERNADTKVGTVIGFHEGTYSTEYKLKEAEQAIEDGADDLDFVVNYEAFKKGDLDLVKNEIKECTEVVLKNNRTAKWIIEAAALTDEQIAQITDLIREVVEGNFSGKEQFVFVKSSTGFYPTEGGKPNGATPENIKIMTEHAGKLPVKAAGGVRSAQEAREMIAMGVTRIGTSSAKKICDGESADAGY; this is translated from the coding sequence ATGAAAGCACTAAAACATTACATGGACTCCACTTATTTGAAAACTCCAGAACAATCGGGGTTGAGTGAAGAGCAGACTAAGCAAAAGGTAATTGAATTATGCGAAGAAGCCATTAAAGAAGGTTTTTATGCAGTAATGATTCGCCCAGAATATGTAAGCTTTGCCAAAAAGTTTTTAGCAGAGCGCAATGCAGACACTAAAGTAGGGACGGTGATTGGTTTTCATGAAGGGACTTACTCTACCGAATATAAATTAAAGGAAGCGGAACAAGCCATCGAAGATGGTGCCGATGATTTAGACTTTGTAGTTAATTACGAAGCCTTTAAAAAAGGAGATTTAGATTTAGTGAAAAACGAAATCAAAGAATGCACAGAAGTTGTGCTAAAAAATAATCGCACTGCCAAATGGATAATCGAAGCTGCCGCGCTTACCGATGAGCAAATCGCTCAAATTACGGATTTAATTCGTGAAGTGGTAGAGGGAAACTTTAGCGGAAAAGAGCAATTCGTATTTGTGAAATCTTCCACAGGATTCTATCCAACCGAAGGCGGAAAACCAAACGGAGCCACGCCAGAAAATATAAAAATCATGACCGAGCACGCGGGCAAATTGCCTGTGAAAGCAGCGGGAGGAGTGCGTAGTGCGCAAGAAGCCCGCGAAATGATTGCCATGGGCGTTACGCGTATTGGCACATCATCTGCCAAGAAAATTTGCGACGGAGAATCAGCCGATGCGGGGTATTAA
- a CDS encoding RrF2 family transcriptional regulator has translation MFSKTCEYGIRATIFIATQSLDNKRVRLKEIAKEINTPEAFTAKILQDLAKHDLISSIKGPYGGFEISIEQLKEIKLSQIVDAIDGDKIYNGCGLGFKECNKNNPCPIHDKFKKVRQKLKKMLETTTLYELAIKVENGNAILKL, from the coding sequence ATGTTTTCCAAGACCTGCGAGTATGGCATAAGGGCGACCATTTTTATAGCGACTCAATCGCTGGACAACAAAAGGGTACGCCTAAAGGAGATTGCTAAGGAAATAAACACACCAGAGGCTTTTACGGCTAAAATCCTTCAAGATTTAGCCAAGCATGATTTAATTAGTTCTATAAAAGGGCCCTATGGCGGATTTGAAATTTCAATAGAACAATTAAAGGAAATTAAATTAAGCCAAATTGTAGATGCAATAGATGGCGATAAAATCTATAATGGTTGCGGTTTAGGCTTTAAAGAATGTAATAAAAATAATCCTTGCCCTATTCATGACAAGTTTAAAAAAGTGCGCCAAAAACTAAAAAAAATGCTAGAAACTACAACTTTGTATGAATTGGCAATAAAAGTGGAAAACGGAAACGCTATTTTAAAATTATGA
- a CDS encoding SGNH/GDSL hydrolase family protein — MKINYKNILLSASVLFFAACSDFDYNVENPNLTKGEADFSKYVALGNSLTSGYSDGALYRSAQENSYPAIIAKQMKYVGGGEFSQPLMKDNIGGFSDLFEASKHTAFYGKLELKIVDGAPTPVPSVPKFSLAQTFVKGNFNNLGVPGAKSYHLLAQGYGNIANLKESKANPYFVRFASQPNASVLSDALAQKPTFFTLWIGNNDVLGYAMNGAASTDRKGNPDVTTYNSNDLSDANLVAGSIQKLVKALTDSGAKGAVANLPYVEDIPYFTTVPAEPLSPLNKSYATQIENLNKFYASLNKVFDALGASDRKITFNADKASGAVIVDKSLPDLSQKILATLLKLEFPNEKAKLLAQTFGQVRQSKAGDLLPLTASRTLGKLNSERLATLTKLGLPKENAAQLSMNGLTYPLQDADVLTKNEVSTIHERVNEINQGIQAVAKQFNIAYVDMNAEMQKLTKGFKFNGVDYNASFVTGGAFSLDGVHLNSRGYAHTANTFIRAINQQYKASIPLVDINAFPGTQLP, encoded by the coding sequence ATGAAAATAAATTACAAAAATATACTTTTAAGTGCTAGCGTTCTCTTTTTTGCAGCATGTAGCGATTTTGATTACAATGTAGAAAACCCAAACCTCACGAAGGGAGAGGCTGATTTCTCTAAATATGTAGCTTTAGGAAATTCTCTCACTTCTGGTTATTCAGACGGAGCCTTATATCGCTCGGCACAAGAGAATTCATACCCCGCAATCATTGCCAAACAAATGAAATATGTAGGCGGTGGCGAGTTCTCTCAACCTTTGATGAAAGACAACATTGGTGGTTTTTCGGATTTGTTTGAAGCAAGTAAACACACCGCATTTTACGGAAAATTAGAATTAAAAATCGTAGACGGTGCACCTACGCCAGTGCCTTCTGTGCCTAAGTTTAGTTTAGCTCAAACCTTCGTAAAAGGGAATTTTAATAATTTGGGCGTGCCAGGGGCTAAATCTTATCATTTATTAGCTCAAGGTTACGGAAATATTGCTAATCTGAAGGAGAGTAAAGCCAATCCATATTTTGTGCGATTTGCTAGCCAACCAAATGCCAGCGTGCTGAGCGATGCTTTGGCACAAAAACCTACATTCTTTACCTTATGGATCGGGAACAACGATGTTTTAGGCTATGCCATGAATGGCGCAGCAAGCACAGATCGAAAAGGGAACCCTGATGTAACAACATATAATTCAAATGATTTGTCTGATGCTAACTTGGTGGCAGGCTCTATTCAAAAATTAGTAAAAGCACTTACAGATTCAGGCGCAAAAGGTGCTGTAGCGAATTTGCCTTATGTCGAAGACATTCCGTATTTTACAACCGTGCCGGCTGAGCCTTTAAGCCCTTTAAACAAAAGTTACGCTACACAAATTGAAAATTTGAATAAATTTTATGCTAGCCTAAATAAAGTTTTTGATGCCCTAGGAGCAAGCGATAGAAAAATCACATTTAATGCCGATAAAGCAAGCGGTGCTGTGATTGTAGATAAAAGTTTGCCAGATTTAAGTCAAAAAATCTTAGCAACCTTACTAAAATTAGAATTCCCAAACGAAAAAGCTAAACTTTTAGCACAAACCTTTGGTCAAGTGCGCCAATCTAAAGCAGGAGATTTATTGCCACTTACAGCGAGTAGAACACTTGGGAAATTAAATAGTGAAAGACTTGCTACTTTGACAAAATTAGGATTACCAAAGGAAAACGCCGCTCAACTTTCTATGAACGGACTTACTTATCCATTGCAAGATGCCGATGTTTTAACCAAAAATGAAGTTTCAACAATTCACGAAAGAGTAAACGAAATCAATCAAGGCATACAAGCAGTGGCAAAACAATTCAACATTGCATATGTGGACATGAATGCCGAAATGCAAAAACTCACTAAAGGCTTTAAATTCAACGGGGTAGACTACAACGCAAGTTTTGTGACTGGTGGAGCTTTTTCGCTTGATGGAGTGCATTTAAACAGCCGAGGATATGCCCATACAGCTAATACATTTATTCGTGCCATCAATCAGCAATATAAGGCAAGCATTCCGTTGGTAGATATCAACGCTTTCCCTGGCACACAATTACCTTAA
- a CDS encoding group III truncated hemoglobin has product MNKPDLDTIELVRLMVDKFYTKVRKDELLAPIFEERIGDHWKEHLEKMYKFWQTILHDEHTYYGSPFPPHANMPVEQKHFDRWLELFNQNLNELFEGPLKEEASWRAQKMAQMFMYKIEYLRNQ; this is encoded by the coding sequence ATGAACAAACCAGATCTAGATACAATTGAGCTTGTGAGGCTAATGGTAGATAAATTCTACACAAAAGTGAGAAAAGATGAGTTGCTGGCTCCTATATTTGAAGAAAGAATAGGCGACCACTGGAAAGAACATTTGGAGAAAATGTACAAATTCTGGCAAACTATTTTGCACGATGAGCATACTTATTACGGAAGTCCATTCCCGCCACATGCCAATATGCCTGTGGAACAAAAACACTTTGATCGTTGGCTCGAATTGTTTAACCAAAACTTAAATGAACTGTTTGAAGGTCCTCTAAAAGAAGAAGCCTCTTGGCGAGCCCAAAAGATGGCTCAAATGTTTATGTATAAAATTGAGTATTTAAGAAATCAATAA
- a CDS encoding hemagglutinin-like protein, whose product MKKYILLGAVGLSLSTYAQIRTNKDISQNTISSQTPFLDASSSVAWNKSTNIGKGLVFPRTDLTQLKTMVAVPNGIISAYPNRLDGMLVYNTATGTSGIGNVQVKPGFYYYENKSTNLNGGTWKAMGAGAVGGIYQAGAGLKLSGNTFSSSGLEQITENGKTGWALVRRGQDQAFGDTGLDAVTFTSAREHQSPNNYGATGDYSLAAGWRTKASGNSSVVFGSESIASGANSAAIGYKTKASGNSSTAMGVKTTASGDSSTAMGVEATASSTASTAMGYQTTASGGTSTAMGYQTTASENYSTAMGNQTTASGYSSTAMGNKTTASSWATVAMGYLNTDETNPKPNSFAKSDKNRLMVLGNGIRDTKSDAFTVLRNGQVGVNISNFETNDNDAKLQVNGSILSSSLKGSGERVVVADANGVLKIGSDNGVGKTYTAGTGIEISNSNVISTKSPIRTVTGDITLGATDNGGYVYVNSTNAATVTVPSSLPAGFSCVVVQKGTGQVTIAGSGVELETARGKKTRAKYSAIGVIKDTASTATITGDAVN is encoded by the coding sequence ATGAAAAAATATATACTATTAGGAGCGGTAGGGCTTAGCCTAAGCACCTATGCTCAAATAAGAACAAATAAAGATATTTCTCAAAATACAATTTCAAGTCAAACCCCTTTTCTAGATGCATCCTCCTCAGTTGCGTGGAATAAATCAACGAATATAGGAAAAGGTTTGGTGTTTCCGAGAACAGACTTAACCCAGCTTAAAACGATGGTAGCGGTGCCCAATGGTATTATTTCTGCCTACCCCAACCGTTTAGATGGGATGTTGGTGTATAACACCGCAACGGGTACTTCTGGGATAGGGAATGTACAAGTAAAACCAGGCTTTTATTACTACGAAAACAAAAGTACCAATCTCAATGGAGGGACATGGAAAGCTATGGGAGCTGGAGCTGTTGGAGGTATTTATCAAGCTGGAGCGGGGTTAAAGCTTTCAGGTAATACTTTCTCTAGCTCAGGCTTAGAACAAATTACAGAAAATGGGAAAACGGGTTGGGCTTTGGTGAGAAGAGGGCAAGACCAAGCCTTTGGAGATACAGGTTTGGATGCCGTTACATTTACCTCTGCAAGAGAGCATCAGTCCCCAAACAACTATGGAGCTACTGGTGATTATTCTTTAGCTGCGGGTTGGCGTACCAAAGCCTCTGGAAATTCTTCTGTGGTATTTGGATCTGAGTCGATAGCCTCTGGCGCAAATTCTGCTGCAATAGGGTATAAGACCAAAGCCTCTGGAAATTCTTCTACTGCGATGGGGGTAAAAACTACAGCTAGTGGAGATTCTTCCACTGCGATGGGGGTTGAAGCTACCGCTAGTAGTACTGCTTCTACAGCGATGGGGTATCAAACGACCGCTAGTGGGGGAACCTCTACAGCGATGGGGTATCAAACGACCGCTAGCGAGAATTATTCTACAGCGATGGGAAATCAAACGACTGCTAGTGGGTATTCTTCCACTGCGATGGGGAATAAAACGACTGCCTCTTCTTGGGCGACTGTTGCGATGGGGTATCTTAATACAGATGAAACAAATCCAAAACCAAATTCTTTTGCTAAAAGTGATAAGAATCGTTTAATGGTTTTAGGAAACGGAATCAGAGATACAAAATCCGATGCTTTTACAGTGCTTAGAAATGGGCAAGTAGGAGTTAATATTAGTAACTTTGAGACTAATGACAACGATGCGAAACTACAAGTAAATGGTAGCATTCTTTCTTCTAGCCTAAAAGGAAGTGGCGAGCGCGTGGTAGTAGCAGATGCAAATGGGGTATTGAAAATAGGCTCTGATAACGGTGTAGGGAAAACTTATACAGCTGGTACAGGTATAGAAATTAGCAATTCGAATGTTATCTCTACAAAATCCCCAATCAGAACGGTTACAGGAGATATTACACTTGGAGCTACGGATAATGGTGGCTATGTCTATGTAAATAGTACTAATGCTGCTACCGTTACGGTACCATCTTCTTTGCCTGCAGGCTTTAGTTGTGTGGTGGTGCAAAAAGGCACAGGGCAAGTTACCATAGCTGGTAGTGGCGTGGAATTGGAAACTGCAAGAGGTAAGAAAACAAGAGCTAAATATTCTGCCATAGGTGTCATTAAAGATACTGCAAGCACTGCTACGATTACTGGAGATGCAGTTAATTAA
- a CDS encoding DNA-binding domain-containing protein — protein sequence MNNLKAWLRPNLLTKEDKADFVAVPLMNGSLGLKEVVEALQKEGMEIQTETAIDIITRFNRKASELVLNGYSVNTGLVYMRPAIKGVFYDKSFDKEKHSVYVNVNQGLELRKASEDTKVEILGEQASPMSLFSITDKATGKSDGTLTKGKNAEIKGTYLKIAGEDPKNGVTFKNLDNQKETKLPAENVVLNEPSRLLILVPADLANGNYELRVTTQSSTGSALLKEPRTESLNIPIVIA from the coding sequence ATGAACAATTTAAAAGCATGGCTTCGTCCTAATCTTTTAACCAAGGAGGATAAAGCCGATTTTGTTGCCGTTCCGTTGATGAACGGGAGCCTAGGGCTCAAAGAGGTGGTAGAAGCTCTACAAAAAGAGGGTATGGAAATCCAAACCGAAACTGCCATAGACATCATTACACGCTTTAACCGTAAAGCCTCGGAATTGGTATTGAATGGATACAGCGTAAACACAGGACTAGTGTATATGCGCCCTGCCATAAAGGGTGTGTTCTATGATAAATCTTTTGATAAAGAAAAGCATTCGGTGTATGTGAATGTAAACCAAGGCTTAGAATTAAGAAAAGCCAGCGAAGATACCAAGGTGGAAATACTCGGCGAGCAAGCCAGCCCGATGAGCCTATTTAGCATTACCGACAAGGCAACAGGCAAGAGCGACGGTACCCTCACTAAAGGGAAAAACGCCGAAATCAAAGGCACATACCTCAAAATTGCCGGCGAAGACCCTAAGAATGGAGTAACCTTTAAAAACCTAGACAATCAAAAGGAAACCAAGCTCCCTGCCGAGAATGTGGTACTTAACGAGCCTTCTCGTTTGCTGATTTTGGTGCCTGCGGATTTAGCCAATGGCAATTATGAGTTACGTGTAACCACGCAAAGCTCTACGGGTTCGGCATTGCTCAAAGAGCCTCGTACAGAATCTTTGAACATACCTATCGTTATTGCCTAA
- a CDS encoding endonuclease/exonuclease/phosphatase family protein — protein MQAFHSIAFYNVENLFDTFDDPKTFDDDFTPEGKKHWTMERYRNKIGKIAKAISEIGKRRIGYPPSIVGLAEVENKTVLRDLLNVSHLKKTPYRYVHFDSLDERGVDVALIYNTEEFLLNHAEPIRPPKFVDKWGRVDYTRDVLYVNGKLHETFMHIFVVHLPSQRHKKINESKRHAIAELIKSRIDYIIENEENPHIVILGDFNTNPDADTLHKFFKATPNYMNQGNLQFFNPMELLMAEKKYTTTHRGDWIFYDQMLFSKAFMNEYDGLNLVDADVFNPYFLQEWKRKYRGIPFRTYVGRKYLGGYSDHFPIYAILKRN, from the coding sequence ATGCAAGCATTTCATTCCATCGCATTTTACAATGTCGAAAACCTTTTCGATACTTTTGATGATCCTAAAACTTTTGACGATGATTTTACGCCAGAAGGAAAAAAACATTGGACGATGGAACGATACCGAAATAAAATTGGGAAAATAGCCAAAGCCATTTCAGAAATAGGAAAAAGAAGAATAGGCTATCCGCCCTCTATCGTAGGGCTTGCCGAGGTGGAGAACAAAACCGTTTTGCGCGATTTACTAAATGTTTCTCATCTCAAGAAAACGCCGTATCGTTATGTGCATTTTGATTCGCTGGATGAGCGAGGAGTAGATGTTGCATTGATTTATAATACAGAAGAATTTTTATTAAATCATGCAGAGCCCATTCGTCCGCCCAAGTTTGTAGATAAATGGGGGCGGGTAGACTATACCAGAGATGTCTTGTATGTCAATGGGAAATTGCACGAGACCTTTATGCATATATTCGTTGTGCATTTGCCCTCTCAGCGTCATAAGAAGATCAACGAGTCTAAAAGGCATGCCATCGCCGAATTGATTAAAAGCCGAATTGATTATATTATAGAAAATGAGGAAAATCCACATATTGTGATTTTAGGCGATTTTAATACCAATCCAGACGCCGACACTTTGCATAAATTCTTTAAGGCTACGCCAAATTATATGAATCAGGGCAATTTGCAATTTTTCAATCCAATGGAATTGCTCATGGCTGAGAAAAAATACACAACTACACATCGCGGAGATTGGATTTTCTATGACCAAATGCTGTTTTCCAAAGCTTTTATGAACGAATATGATGGGCTAAATTTAGTAGACGCCGATGTCTTTAATCCCTATTTCTTGCAGGAGTGGAAGCGAAAATACCGCGGAATACCATTTAGGACTTATGTTGGGCGAAAATACCTAGGAGGCTACAGCGACCATTTCCCCATTTATGCTATATTAAAACGAAATTAA